In one window of Massilibacterium senegalense DNA:
- a CDS encoding Hsp20/alpha crystallin family protein yields MKPTVPNSPILRLRDEFDKMFTKVFDEPFLSGDFFNENNRFSPMTNIEETSETFIAEVEIPGMSTNDIEIEVSGNQLIVRGEQKTETKDEQKNYIHIERSYGSFQRAFTLPDNADKDAITAKSDKGVLYITIPKKQKDNARKIEIKEENE; encoded by the coding sequence ATGAAACCTACAGTTCCTAATTCACCGATTCTTCGATTAAGAGATGAGTTTGACAAAATGTTTACGAAAGTATTTGATGAGCCGTTTCTTTCAGGTGATTTTTTCAACGAAAACAATCGTTTTTCCCCAATGACCAATATTGAAGAAACGTCAGAAACATTTATTGCCGAAGTTGAGATTCCAGGAATGAGCACTAACGACATTGAAATTGAAGTAAGTGGAAATCAATTAATCGTTCGGGGTGAACAAAAAACAGAAACAAAAGATGAACAAAAAAATTACATCCACATTGAACGTTCTTACGGATCTTTCCAACGTGCATTTACATTACCAGACAATGCCGATAAAGATGCCATCACTGCTAAAAGTGATAAAGGAGTACTGTACATTACTATCCCTAAAAAACAAAAAGATAACGCTCGTAAAATTGAAATCAAGGAAGAAAACGAGTAA
- a CDS encoding alanine/glycine:cation symporter family protein, with amino-acid sequence MDILSLLQTINSFLWNYVLLFLLLGTGILFTIRLRFIQIRRLPMMVKHIYSGFVSKKKKVGDGISSFQALSTAVAAQVGTGNLAGVATAIAFGGPGAIFWMWVSAFFGMGTIFAEAVLAQKFRQKVDGQLTGGPAYYIRHGLGNKYLAGFFAISVIIALGFIGNMVQSNSIGEAFYKAFHVPKIAVGIIVATLIGLVIVGGIRRISVFAERVVPMMALLYIAGSVVILVIYSDQFIPTFQLIFEAAFTPQSATGGFIGATVKEAIRYGFARGLFSNEAGMGSTPHAHALAKVKHPAEQGMVAIMGVIIDTFIICTMTALVILSTGAYTSGKKGIDLTQEAFTLGLGSFGYPFIAICLLFFAFTTILGWYFFGEVNVKYLFGTRFIPIYRVFVLSFIVLGTTLQVPVVWELADLFNGLMVIPNLLALLGLISIVMKTFHDFEQTNK; translated from the coding sequence ATGGATATACTTTCATTATTACAAACGATTAATTCTTTTTTATGGAATTACGTACTCTTATTTTTATTATTAGGAACCGGGATTTTATTTACAATTCGTCTCCGTTTTATTCAAATTCGTAGACTACCAATGATGGTCAAGCATATATATAGTGGGTTTGTTTCCAAAAAGAAAAAAGTAGGAGATGGCATTTCCTCGTTCCAAGCATTATCAACCGCAGTAGCGGCCCAAGTTGGAACAGGAAACTTAGCCGGGGTTGCTACCGCGATTGCGTTCGGGGGACCGGGGGCCATTTTTTGGATGTGGGTTAGTGCTTTTTTTGGGATGGGAACCATTTTTGCAGAAGCGGTACTTGCGCAAAAATTCCGTCAAAAAGTAGATGGTCAACTGACAGGTGGACCGGCTTACTACATTCGCCACGGGTTAGGAAATAAATATTTAGCAGGATTTTTTGCTATTTCTGTCATTATTGCTTTAGGTTTTATCGGCAACATGGTGCAATCCAACTCGATTGGAGAGGCGTTTTATAAAGCATTTCATGTTCCCAAAATAGCTGTCGGTATTATCGTCGCAACATTGATTGGACTTGTCATTGTTGGCGGTATCCGCCGTATTTCTGTTTTTGCGGAGCGAGTTGTACCAATGATGGCACTTTTATATATTGCAGGAAGCGTCGTCATTTTAGTCATATATAGCGACCAATTCATTCCGACATTTCAATTAATTTTTGAAGCAGCTTTTACTCCGCAATCCGCAACAGGTGGATTTATCGGAGCAACGGTCAAAGAAGCCATTCGCTACGGATTCGCCCGTGGTCTTTTTTCGAATGAAGCCGGCATGGGATCTACCCCGCATGCGCATGCATTAGCAAAAGTAAAACACCCGGCAGAACAAGGAATGGTTGCCATTATGGGTGTCATTATTGATACCTTTATTATTTGTACGATGACAGCGCTCGTTATTTTAAGTACTGGCGCGTATACATCTGGTAAAAAAGGTATTGACTTAACGCAAGAAGCATTTACGTTAGGACTTGGCTCTTTCGGTTACCCATTTATTGCGATTTGCTTATTATTCTTTGCATTTACGACTATTTTAGGTTGGTATTTCTTCGGAGAAGTGAATGTGAAATATTTATTTGGCACACGCTTCATCCCAATATACCGCGTGTTCGTTTTATCTTTTATCGTACTTGGCACTACTTTACAAGTACCAGTCGTATGGGAATTAGCCGATTTATTTAATGGCTTAATGGTGATTCCAAACTTACTTGCTTTACTAGGGCTAATCTCTATCGTCATGAAAACATTCCATGACTTTGAACAAACAAATAAATAA
- a CDS encoding sulfite exporter TauE/SafE family protein, which translates to MDLLQFGLVLAIGFIAGVINVLAAGGSMLTLPMLIFLGLPAAVANGTNRIGILVQNVTATANFYRKGYVNPKVALYLSIPAVVGSLLGAMIAVNMTDQLFQLILAFVMVVTMIFLVWKPIPKERLKSVDWNAYTNMQKMIGFGVFFLIGMYGGFIQVGVGFFILLALTAVFRMSLFDSNVLKVVIVGLFIFLSLFVFIWHGQVNWGLGMMLAIGNGLGAYVGSQLTITKGEKWIKAALFVMVLVMAIKLIFF; encoded by the coding sequence ATGGATCTGCTACAGTTTGGGTTAGTGTTAGCAATTGGCTTTATTGCCGGTGTGATTAATGTGCTTGCAGCGGGAGGTTCAATGTTAACGTTACCGATGCTTATTTTTTTAGGACTGCCAGCTGCCGTAGCAAATGGGACAAACCGTATTGGAATTTTAGTACAAAACGTAACCGCTACGGCAAATTTTTACCGAAAAGGATATGTTAATCCGAAAGTTGCGTTGTATTTAAGTATTCCAGCTGTTGTCGGTTCGTTGCTCGGTGCGATGATTGCAGTGAATATGACTGACCAACTGTTTCAACTTATTTTAGCATTTGTTATGGTTGTGACGATGATTTTTTTAGTATGGAAGCCGATTCCGAAAGAACGATTAAAATCGGTTGATTGGAACGCATATACGAACATGCAAAAAATGATTGGGTTTGGTGTGTTTTTTCTGATTGGAATGTACGGTGGATTTATTCAAGTCGGCGTTGGCTTTTTCATTTTGCTTGCGTTAACGGCAGTATTTCGGATGTCCCTTTTTGACAGTAATGTGTTAAAGGTAGTTATTGTAGGGCTGTTTATTTTTTTATCGCTGTTTGTCTTTATTTGGCACGGACAAGTTAATTGGGGATTAGGTATGATGCTTGCGATTGGAAATGGATTAGGCGCTTATGTTGGTAGTCAATTAACGATCACTAAAGGTGAAAAATGGATCAAAGCTGCATTGTTTGTGATGGTCCTCGTCATGGCAATCAAGTTAATCTTTTTTTAG
- a CDS encoding flavodoxin domain-containing protein, producing MPHIPFFSKLLKEHGEDVTTIDIMDSPEVEILQEYDRILLGAYTWGDGDLPDDFLDFYDGLETIDLTGKHAVAFGFGDTGYPAFCGAVDLLQDKLVESGATVPIERLKMELFPEEEEVERCEKFAEDFLQSAAK from the coding sequence TTGCCACATATTCCTTTTTTCTCTAAACTATTAAAAGAACACGGAGAAGATGTGACAACAATAGATATCATGGATAGTCCAGAAGTAGAAATATTACAGGAATATGACCGGATTTTACTTGGTGCGTATACATGGGGCGACGGTGATTTACCAGATGATTTTCTTGACTTTTATGATGGATTGGAAACCATCGATTTAACAGGAAAACATGCGGTTGCATTTGGATTTGGTGATACTGGGTATCCAGCGTTTTGCGGAGCTGTGGATTTGTTACAAGATAAGTTAGTAGAAAGCGGTGCAACGGTACCGATAGAGAGATTGAAAATGGAATTATTTCCAGAAGAAGAAGAGGTAGAAAGATGCGAAAAATTCGCAGAAGACTTTTTACAATCGGCTGCTAAGTAG
- a CDS encoding tRNA 2-thiocytidine biosynthesis TtcA family protein, whose amino-acid sequence MQISNSDNKRFLIPMKNVITEYQMMEDGDKVAIGLSGGKDSTTLLYLLTALQKKMKIKFEIVPISLMLGFEGVDFTEMKQFVESLGHTLYVQETNISEVVFNIRKEKNPCSLCANMRRGSLYSLAKELGCNKVALGHHLDDGMETFFMNLLFNGKIGSFQPVTYLNRMDITLIRPMIAIEEKQIIQFVQSKNLPIVHNPCPADKKTKREETKQLIETLSEQYPDLRQKFYRAIRNVQLRDTWNVEK is encoded by the coding sequence ATGCAAATTTCAAATTCAGATAATAAACGATTTCTTATTCCGATGAAAAATGTGATAACAGAATATCAAATGATGGAAGATGGTGATAAAGTCGCGATTGGCCTTTCTGGCGGAAAAGATAGTACAACGCTCCTTTATCTCCTTACTGCGTTGCAAAAGAAAATGAAAATAAAATTCGAGATTGTACCTATTTCTTTAATGCTTGGATTTGAGGGTGTCGATTTTACAGAAATGAAACAGTTCGTAGAAAGTTTAGGGCACACGTTATATGTACAAGAAACGAACATAAGCGAAGTGGTGTTTAATATTCGAAAAGAAAAAAATCCGTGCTCTTTATGCGCTAACATGCGACGCGGTTCGTTATACTCACTTGCAAAAGAACTCGGTTGTAACAAAGTAGCGCTCGGTCATCATTTAGATGACGGAATGGAAACATTTTTTATGAATTTATTGTTTAATGGAAAAATCGGTTCTTTCCAACCAGTGACCTATTTAAATCGCATGGATATTACATTAATTCGTCCGATGATTGCCATTGAAGAAAAACAAATTATCCAATTTGTGCAATCTAAAAATTTGCCAATTGTCCATAATCCATGTCCTGCGGATAAAAAGACAAAGCGAGAAGAAACGAAACAATTAATCGAAACATTAAGCGAACAATATCCGGACTTACGCCAAAAATTTTATCGTGCGATACGGAACGTCCAATTACGTGACACATGGAATGTCGAAAAATAA
- a CDS encoding asparaginase, with translation MKKILLITTGGTIASTNENKQGFAPTLTPDDLLALVEEPLEDIVVDARSVMNIDSTNMQPEDWQLIAKTIEQSYSIYDGFVITHGTDTMAYTSAALSYMLQGLGKPVVLTGSQIPIGEPGTDAKRNVADAFTFAAHGVPGVYVVFHGRIIRGTRAMKMRTKSFDAFESVNAQDVGKIVNGNIVYDPSFREEKSSAPFQVQISLCPDVFVLKLHPGVKEELIDFLPSLYKGVIIESFGNGGLPFKGRNLLQKVTKLIEAKMAVVITTQCLEEGEHLETYEVGKKVAKMNVILTGNMNTEAIVPKLMWALGQTTESDQIKQLMERPICADCI, from the coding sequence ATGAAAAAAATATTACTTATTACAACCGGTGGAACGATTGCTTCAACAAATGAAAATAAACAGGGTTTTGCACCAACGTTAACGCCTGATGATTTATTAGCATTAGTAGAAGAACCATTAGAAGATATAGTGGTCGATGCGCGTTCTGTTATGAATATAGATAGTACGAATATGCAACCAGAAGATTGGCAGTTAATCGCGAAAACAATTGAACAATCGTATAGCATATACGATGGGTTTGTTATAACACATGGTACGGATACGATGGCGTATACCTCTGCTGCGTTATCCTATATGCTTCAAGGTCTCGGAAAACCAGTCGTGTTAACGGGGTCCCAAATTCCGATTGGAGAGCCGGGAACGGATGCGAAAAGAAATGTAGCAGATGCTTTTACGTTTGCTGCACACGGTGTTCCTGGTGTTTATGTCGTTTTTCATGGACGAATTATTCGCGGTACCCGGGCAATGAAGATGAGAACGAAAAGTTTTGATGCGTTTGAAAGTGTGAATGCACAAGACGTTGGGAAAATAGTGAACGGAAACATTGTGTATGATCCGTCTTTTCGTGAAGAGAAATCATCCGCGCCATTTCAAGTACAGATATCGCTTTGTCCCGATGTATTCGTCCTAAAATTACACCCTGGTGTGAAAGAAGAATTAATCGATTTCTTGCCGTCTTTGTATAAAGGCGTCATTATTGAAAGTTTCGGAAATGGGGGATTACCATTTAAAGGACGAAACTTATTGCAAAAAGTAACAAAATTAATCGAAGCGAAGATGGCAGTTGTCATTACGACACAATGTTTAGAAGAAGGGGAACATTTAGAAACATATGAAGTGGGGAAAAAAGTGGCAAAGATGAATGTTATTTTAACAGGGAATATGAATACAGAAGCCATTGTTCCAAAGTTAATGTGGGCGCTTGGTCAAACGACAGAAAGCGATCAAATAAAACAACTGATGGAACGACCGATTTGTGCTGATTGTATATAA
- a CDS encoding amphi-Trp domain-containing protein, which translates to MKMTLEEVTALLDTISTKLKTDGTFTMIHNNEEIKVTPADIVKAEVKYKEELKKYTFELELTWTKGQPINKIEIK; encoded by the coding sequence ATGAAAATGACGTTAGAAGAAGTAACGGCACTTCTTGATACTATCTCTACGAAACTAAAAACGGACGGCACCTTTACAATGATTCATAACAACGAAGAAATAAAAGTAACACCAGCAGATATCGTAAAAGCAGAAGTAAAATATAAAGAAGAGTTGAAAAAATATACGTTTGAACTAGAACTAACATGGACAAAAGGACAACCAATCAATAAGATTGAAATTAAATAG
- a CDS encoding DUF4190 domain-containing protein, translated as MVPSENSTEQSAQPAVPKDTVAQQPKQQTTAPKQTIQQPNPSNQKEGKQDNPITNGKAITGFILGIIGITVPYLGFLIAIVGIVFSSISLKELKNTQQGGKGLAIAGLVLGIISVSLYIIVIFFIMFIFMIDSSY; from the coding sequence ATAGTTCCATCAGAAAACTCAACAGAACAATCAGCACAACCGGCAGTTCCAAAGGATACAGTAGCCCAGCAACCAAAGCAACAAACAACGGCGCCAAAACAAACTATTCAGCAACCCAATCCTTCTAACCAAAAAGAGGGGAAACAAGACAATCCAATTACAAATGGCAAAGCGATTACTGGTTTTATTTTAGGTATAATTGGAATTACAGTTCCTTACCTTGGATTTCTGATAGCGATTGTTGGAATCGTATTTTCTTCGATTAGCTTAAAAGAACTCAAAAATACGCAACAGGGTGGAAAAGGCTTAGCTATTGCAGGCTTAGTGTTAGGCATTATTTCAGTTTCATTGTATATTATTGTTATTTTCTTCATCATGTTTATATTTATGATAGATTCTTCTTATTAG